TTTGTGTCCTGATTGTACCTACCAACAAACTTGCTGTTAAGATTGATAGCGGAGTTTCAAACTTTGAAAAAACCATAAGAGAAATACCTTCTGCGAAACTATCAATTACTGTGCCGACATTAGTTATCGGTCTATGTGCAGATGGAGTTACACCTTGGGATGTTAAAGCTATAGAACCTAATTTATCAATCATTAAGGGTGATAATCGAACTGCCTACATCCAACATTGTAATATAATACAGTCTTATATAGATTCCTTAGATTGAATCTTATTATCTACCACCAATCTTACCTTATAACCCTAAATGGGTTATTTTTTTATATAAACCAAAGCATCATAAATTCTAGACTTGCTACAGGCCTGTTCCAATCAAGGAGGTGTGGGGGTAAGCTTTCGTTTTTAATAAAACGTCAGCAAACAAACCTTCTAGAGCGTACACGATAGTATTCCGAATTACCTCAAACTATTTATCCATTCACTTGGGTGGGGATCTTTTCATCTTAATACTAAGAAAATCTTAAGAATTACATCAAGGATTTATTAAGAATCCCTTGTTATTATTGTTTTAGAACAGATAATAAAGGGGTGATATAATATGTTTAATTTCATATATAGGAGTGAATATTCATGAACATATTGGTTTGTGATGATGACAAGGCCATTGTAGATGCTATAGGAATCTATTTAGAAAATGAAGGATATAAAATATTTAAAGCTTTTAATGGACTAGAGGCTATAGAATTAATCGGACAGCATAAGATACATCTTATTATCATGGACATCATGATGCCTAACATGGATGGAATAAGAGCTACTAGGAAAATTAGGGAAGATAATAATATACCCGTTGTTATGCTCTCTGCAAAATCTGAAGATACGGACAAAATATTAGGGTTGAATATGGGAGCAGACGATTATATCACCAAGCCCTTTAATCCACTGGAGCTTATTGCAAGGGTGAAATCACAGTTAAGAAGATATACAACTTTAGGTAGTCTTGAAACCAAGAGCAATGTATATAGAACGGGAGAACTGGTGGTCGACGATGAAACCAAAACCATAACCGTAGATGGAGAAGAGGTTCATCTTACCCCGGTCCAATATAAGATATTAAAGCTTCTGATTACAAACGCCGGAAGAGTATTTTCCATAGAGGAAATTTATGAGAAGGTATGGAAGGAGACGGCTTTTAGTCCAGAAAATACGGTAACGGTTCATATTAGAAAAATCAGAGAAAAGATTGAGATAAACCCGAAAGAACCAAAATATTTGAAGGTGGTATGGGGAATTGGATACAAAGTTGAAAAAATATAGTCACTCAATCATAACAAAAATCGTTATTTTTATTATTGCGATCATCTGTTTAACTGGGATCATGAAAGTGATCGTAGAAGTAGAGATTGAAAATGCGCAACTTAGTAACGCGTTGGAAGATCATTATTTTCAAAGCTTTACATATGTACAAGAAAGTGAAAAACTGGTCCGTAACCTCACGTCCCTAATAGAAGAATATAAGAATGAGGAACATATTTTAAGTGGTGGAACAATTAGTGAGGATGAATGGGGAAGAGTAGAAAGAAACTTATTTTCAAAATATCAATTCGATTCTAGAAGTTATAATCCTGAGTTAAGTAAAGAAATCAATTACGAAACGTTTAAACAAGAATATGCAGACGAAATCACCCAGGCAAGAGATAAGATGATTAAGGATGATTTAAAAGAGTATCATTTGCTCCTGCAAAATCTAGAAGAGTATGAGGTGCCATTGTTTTATACCAGCGATGGCAAAAATGTGTTTACAAACACTACTTTGACAGAAAAAATGCAGTTTGAAACCTACCCTTCTTATATGACATTTGAGGATTATAAACAAGAGATTTACCCAAAGGAAACGAAAGAAAATGAGTATTTATATCGGTTAACACGTCACCTAGATCGGTTGGATCCAGAAAACACGGTTGTTTATGTTGCCTTCACGGAGGAATTTTTAGATTCTAAAATAAAAGCATGGCAAGAAAACAAAGTAATTGCTACAGAAAAATTATATAAATTAGCAGGATTTTTAATAGGATTTATTTTTTCATTTTCCTATCTCATACTCGTAATAGGAAGAACATCTTTTAAGGATCAAGAGTTACACTTAAACGCAATAGACAAACTATACAATGAGATTAAAATTATAATATGTATAATTCTAATACCAATTTGGTTGGAATTAGTAAAGGAATTCTATAGAAATATTGATATATTCCTCTTACCAATAACGGTTCCTTTTGCCATCGTTGGACTCGTGCTGGTACTTTCAGTCGTGAAGCATTTTAAAAATAAATCTTTTATTAAGCATACATTGATCTTTAGCCTTATCTATAAGATAGTTACATTTGTAGGAGATGTATATAGAAGCGGAAGCGTTGGTGTAAAGACTGTCCTAATTGTTATCGGCTATCCAATTTTGGTCGCTTTAACGTTTTTCATGTTTCCGGTAACGATTGGCTTAGCAGCCTGGTTTGCCTATAAAAAGATCAAGTCCTTTAATGCAATTCAGGAAGGGGTAGAAACAATAAAGGATGGAAACCTTCATTATCGGATTGAAGTGGGCGGAAAGGGAGAGTTTGGAAGACTAGCTTCGAATATTAATAGCATCACTGATGGATTGAAAAACGCAGTGGATAATGAACTTAAAAGTGAACGGTTAAAGACAGAGCTAATCACCAATGTATCGCACGATATAAGGACACCGCTGACTTCAATCATCACCTATGTGGATCTATTGAAAAAAGAGAAGGATGCTTCAAAGGTGAAAGAATATATCGATGTACTGGATCAAAAATCGAAGAGATTAAAATTATTAACAGAAGATTTATTTGAAGCAGCGAAGGCCTCTAGCGGAAATATTCCCGTCAATTTTGAGCGAATAGATGTAGTATCTTTGATAACCCAGGGGTTAGGAGAAGTTAATGACAAAATTGAAGCTGTAGATTTAGATATTAAGCTAAATCATCCTGAGGGTAAGATGTATATTACAGCCGATGGCAAATTATTGTGGAGGTCCATTGAGAACTTATTATCCAATATACTCAAATATGCTCTCAGGGGATCAAGGGTGTATATTGACATTGAAGACCTGGGCAACGAAGTAATTCTCACCTTTAAAAACATTTCCGCGTATGAGTTAAATATCTCTGCAGACGAATTAATGGAGCGCTTTAAAAGAGGCGATGAATCTAGATCTAGTGAAGGTAATGGATTGGGGCTTTCTATTGCGAAAAGTCTTATTGATATACAAAGGGGAAAATTTCATATACAAATAGATGGAGATTTGTTTAAGTGTATGATTTATATGCCAAAACATAAAAGCAATTAGAGAGTGAACGAATCGTATAATAGCCAAAGAATGTAAACGAGGAGTCAAATGGGTAGTTCCATTTGATTCTTTTTATACACAAATATTTCAAGGTAAAGCTTCGGACAAATTCGCAAAAAACCTTGACAGTATATAGAATTTAGCATAATGTTCATTAGATAACATATGTTATATAATGAACATTATGCTAAAGGGGAAAACTTACATGGGGCCTAAGGTTAAATTTACTAGAGAGCAAATTATAGATTCAGCCTTCGAGATTGCCAAAACAGAGGGAATTGACAATATTACTATGAGAAAAATAGCGGCTAGATTAGGCAGCTCTGTTGCCCCAATTTATGTGAATTTTAAGGATGTCAGTGAGTTAATTGAAGCTGTAATGGAAAGGATTGTAGCTATTAGTCAGAAACTTTTAAGCGAAGAAAGCACAGGGCACCCCTTCAATGACATAGGGATGGCTAGTTTGAGATTTGCGAAAGAATATAGTGTGCTTTTTAGAGATTTAGTCATGAAAAATAATAACCACATGAAAAGTTATGACGAGAATATGGTGCCTGTTTTAATTAAAGAGATGCAAAAAGACCCAGAGCTAGAAGGTTTCACTGTAGATGAGTTAAAGACCATTTTATTGAAAATGAGGATTTTCCAACTTGGGCTTTCGGTAATGGTCGCTAACGGTCTATTACCAGAGGATTATGAAAAGGATGAATTAATGAATATCTTATCAAGTGCCGCAAATGATGTAATACTCTCTGCCAGAGTGCAAAAAAATAATTTAAATAAAGTATCTGAAATGGGGTAATAAAATGTTTAAACCAATAAAAATTTTATCCATAAGTTTGTTATTGCAGATTACTTTAACCATAACAACTACAGTTGGTTTTGCTAACAGCTTTGAAGGTAACGACATAGAAGCTTTTTTTGATAAGACGATGCACGCACAAATAACGAAACATAATATTCCTAACGCAACTATATCGGTAGTGAAAGACGGTGAAATTGTATATAAGAAGGGGTTTGGTTATGCAGATATTGCATCTAAGATTCCTGTAGATCCGGATACAACGCTTTTTCGGATCGGTTCTACGTCGAAATTATTCACATGGACAGCAGTTATGCAGCTTGTTGAAGATGGCAAACTAGATCTAAACGCAGATGTCAATAAATACTTAGACTTTGAAATACCACCACACCTTGTAAGCGTCTCTAAGAAAATCACAGAACCGATTACGCTAACCCACTTAATGACACACACCCCAGGCTTCGAGGACTATCCCGACAAACTTTTCAGACTCTCAGCAGATGAACTTTTACCTTTGAATGAATACATTAAGGAATACATGCCCGCGAGAATTTTCCCGCCTGGTGAAGTTGCTACCTATTCGAATTATGGAACTGCTTTGGCTGGTTATATTGTAGAACGTATTTCAGGTCTTCCATTTTCTGAATATGTTGAAAAAAACATCTTTATACCTTTGAAAATGGATAGAAGCACCTTTAAACAACTAGAAACTTTATCTTTGGCCAAACCGTACAGATTTGTCGATGGCACTTACCTCCAAGGGAATATGGAATATATATTACCTGAACCAGCGGGCAGTATGAGTAGCACAGGCTTAGAAATGGCCGGATTTATGATAGCACATCTGAATGGTGTTTATAATGGAGAAAGAATCCTTAAACAAGAGACACTTAAACAGATGCATGAGCAACAATTTACGCATCATCCAATCCTAGGCGGTATGACTCTGGGATTTATGGAGGGTGCATTCAATGAAAAAAAGGTGATTTTCCATGGCGGAGGTACAATGCTCTACAGCACGGGTCTTTATTTAGTACCAGAAGAGAATGTAGGTATTTTCATATCTTATAGCGGTGCTAACCACTTCCTTCACTCAGAAGTTTTCCAAGATTTTTTGGATATATACTACCCAATTAAAGCTCAACTTAAGCAATTGCCTCCAGAAGGTAGCCTAAATAGAGCTAAAAAGTTTATAGGTGAGTACCAAATGAACCGAAGAAGCATTACGACTTCTGAGAAGAGCACCAGCTTATTTATAGGTAAGATTCAGGTTGACGTGGATGAAGAAGGGTATTTGTTGGTAAACAATCTTGGCGAAACCAATAAATTTATCGAAGTAGAGCCCGGCGTCTATCAAAGGCTTAGGGAAGGTAGAACCTATGATTACTTTGGTCCATTTAATAATATTGTCTTCACAAGGGATCACGACGGCAGAATAATGCTGACCAGCGATGGTCCAATGACATACTCTAAGGCTCCCATTTATTCAACTACGAATTTTACTGTCTTTGGCTTAATACTCATCATATTTATTCTAATAAGTTCTCTTACTTATTGGATTATCGCAAGAATCATTGGGTTGTTTAGGAAAAGTAGGCAGTCGGGAAAAGAGGTAGTTGCTCAAGGAATTGGAATATGCTCTGTTATAGTGGTTATGATTATAATTGCCAATATCCTATCTTCAGGTGACATTGACCCTATTTATCAATTACCAAAGGCAGCATATATACCTATGAATACAGGCCCGATGCTTGCCTTCTTACCAACTCTTGTGCCAATGTTTGCTAGTATACTGGCATTCTTTACAACCATAGCATGGTGGAACGGGTATTGGAGGACACTTGCCCGAATTCACTATACTCTATTTACTTTGGCGTATTTTGGATTATTCTTGATAGCGAATTATTGGAATTTATTTAAGTAAAATGCTATTTAAGATGTTTTTTTAGACATTGGTTGTTCCGTAACAATCTTTGATACTTGTGAACAAAAAGTTTACTTACAGTGGCTGATAACTTAGAAACTCAAGTAGCAACAACTTCTGAAGAACGACAAAATTCATTCATAAATATGATGAAGATTGCATTGGAAATGGCAGAGTAGAAAAGATAGTAGCATAAATAGAGAAAATCACAAAAGAGATGCTTTCAAAATAGAAGGAGGAAATATACTGGAGGATCAGAGAAAGGTTGTTTTGTATATAGCTCAAAGTCTTGATGGGTATATTGCAAGAGTAAATAATGATATCAGTTGGCTATCCATTGTAGAACGTGATAATGAAGATTATGGATATGATGATTTTATTAAGACAGTGGATACTGTATTCATGGGAAGAAAAACGTATGAGAAAGTATTAGGCTTCGGTGTGGAATTTCCACACAAAGGAAGAACATGGCGGCGGTTTGAGTGATTCTCCTTCTTTATGAAAAATCTAAAGCATTTGCTTTGCGGATGTTAACTGTTATTTCGAATACTCTGGTTAAGGAAGCATGATCCAAGGGGGCTGTTCTTTTAGCACAACGAAAATATTAAATGATTTTTAACTTAATTAAGTAAAAACCCTTAAAGCGCTTGACGCTTTAAGGGTTTTATTTACAACACATTATTTTCAATCAATAGAACCTGCAGATAGTAGTCTGCCTCACGGGCCATGTGATCTAGAATTAGCGCTGGTGCGTTTATCTGACCGGATGGTACATCGCATTCCATAACGGAATTAAATAGGTTGAGTAAAAAGTCGCGCCACTCCTTCATTACAACATATGCCTTAGCATTAAAGGCTTTAAGGGCAGCAGGCTGTTCGGACACTCTTTTAGCTTCTTCAAGTAATACCTCAAGTTGTTTCTCAAATTTAGCAGTTGCCTCATATAGCATATCTTGTATTTTAGGACGGTATGCAACTAATAGAAGCACTTCTCCATGCTCCATATGAATACGCAGCCAAAATAGGTTTTGGTCCCTGGCTATTCTGGGGATCGCATCACCCATATAAGGAATTAAAGTCTTAGGCACAAGGCTGGTGGGAATATTGGCATTTGGTATGCCTAAGACTTCTTCAGGAGGAACTGGCAAACCTTTTAGTCTGTATAACATGGTTAGGAAAAAATCTGCCTCTCGCCGAACATGATCAAGTAGTGCAGCGGGAAGTTCGGCAACTGCCTTGCATTGCTCTAAAAGGACGAATAACTGAATTTTAAAATCTCTCAATGCCACCGTCCAGTTAATGCTTTCATTAACTAAGGAATTCACACGAGCAGTGTCTTCTGGAGAAGTATTAGATGCCATAATGAATAATCGTTCAATATTTTCAGCAAAGCAATCAGCAGTGCGAATAAACTGTTCTTGCTCTTGACTTGGATTTATCCCTCCTCGGATAAATTTAGCATGCTCAAACATAATCCGCAGCCAAAATCTCATTTCATCAACAGCTGCCCTAAGACCTTGGGGCGAAGTAATTGGTTGGCCATAATTACTATTCAAAAAGAAACCTCCTTTAAAGAATAGTAGCAACATATAGTATGCTAAAATAAGGAAGTGGGTACATAAATACAAAACAAAAACCCGGCATTTTGCCGGGTCTAAATATTTTAGATTGCGTACTTAGGAAAACTATGATACTATTAAAAAACTATTGGCTTCAACATCAAGTAAGCAGACACAACTATTACATTATATCTACAATATCATAATATCATGTGGCGGTTAGGTTTGTCAAGCGTTTTATTTTTCTTAAAATTGAGAGAATGGGAGCGTGGTCGAGAAATGATCAATGAAAAGGAATGGAATCAGGAGCAGGAGCGACTGGACGTAGTAACGGAAAAGCTAAAAGAGAGAATCGCAGAAATAGAGCCGGAGGTAGCTGAACTACAGAATCAGGCGGTAAACATTCGTAAACAATTCTGGGAAGAAGTGACGGTCAACACTAGTACTGACGAGGATTTTGAGGAGACATACTATAGCATTAAGCAGCAAGAGGCGTTATTGTCGGAACGGGAACGCAGCTATCAACTGCGTAAACAGCAATCGAAAAGCATGAAACGTCTATTACATGTTCCTTATTTCGGACGCATAGATTTCCATGAGGATGGTATGAGGTCCACCGAGCAGGTCTATATTGGTGTATCATCATTCGTTGATTCCGATGGCATGAGCTTCCTAATCTATGACTGGCGTACTCCTATTGCGAGCATGTATTATGATTATTCCCCAGGAGCTGCAACCTATGATACGCCAGCCGGACGCGTTGGGGGAACAATGGAGCTGAAACGGCAATATCAGATTAGCGAGAGCAAGCTTCGGAACGTGTTCGATACTACCGTGACAATTGGTGATCAATTACTGCAGCAGGTGCTTGGCAAGAGTCCGGACTCTCAGATGAAGAGCATCGTGGCAACCATCCAGAAAGAGCAAAATGCAATTATCCGCAATGATAAAAGTCGTATGCTTATTGTGCAGGGGGTAGCCGGCAGCGGAAAGACGTCTGCGGCTTTACAAAGGGTAGCGTATTTACTGTATAAATACAGGGAGTGGTTAAAGGCTAATCAAAT
The Desulfuribacillus stibiiarsenatis DNA segment above includes these coding regions:
- a CDS encoding serine hydrolase domain-containing protein — encoded protein: MFKPIKILSISLLLQITLTITTTVGFANSFEGNDIEAFFDKTMHAQITKHNIPNATISVVKDGEIVYKKGFGYADIASKIPVDPDTTLFRIGSTSKLFTWTAVMQLVEDGKLDLNADVNKYLDFEIPPHLVSVSKKITEPITLTHLMTHTPGFEDYPDKLFRLSADELLPLNEYIKEYMPARIFPPGEVATYSNYGTALAGYIVERISGLPFSEYVEKNIFIPLKMDRSTFKQLETLSLAKPYRFVDGTYLQGNMEYILPEPAGSMSSTGLEMAGFMIAHLNGVYNGERILKQETLKQMHEQQFTHHPILGGMTLGFMEGAFNEKKVIFHGGGTMLYSTGLYLVPEENVGIFISYSGANHFLHSEVFQDFLDIYYPIKAQLKQLPPEGSLNRAKKFIGEYQMNRRSITTSEKSTSLFIGKIQVDVDEEGYLLVNNLGETNKFIEVEPGVYQRLREGRTYDYFGPFNNIVFTRDHDGRIMLTSDGPMTYSKAPIYSTTNFTVFGLILIIFILISSLTYWIIARIIGLFRKSRQSGKEVVAQGIGICSVIVVMIIIANILSSGDIDPIYQLPKAAYIPMNTGPMLAFLPTLVPMFASILAFFTTIAWWNGYWRTLARIHYTLFTLAYFGLFLIANYWNLFK
- a CDS encoding DUF2935 domain-containing protein, which encodes MNSNYGQPITSPQGLRAAVDEMRFWLRIMFEHAKFIRGGINPSQEQEQFIRTADCFAENIERLFIMASNTSPEDTARVNSLVNESINWTVALRDFKIQLFVLLEQCKAVAELPAALLDHVRREADFFLTMLYRLKGLPVPPEEVLGIPNANIPTSLVPKTLIPYMGDAIPRIARDQNLFWLRIHMEHGEVLLLVAYRPKIQDMLYEATAKFEKQLEVLLEEAKRVSEQPAALKAFNAKAYVVMKEWRDFLLNLFNSVMECDVPSGQINAPALILDHMAREADYYLQVLLIENNVL
- a CDS encoding TetR/AcrR family transcriptional regulator; this encodes MGPKVKFTREQIIDSAFEIAKTEGIDNITMRKIAARLGSSVAPIYVNFKDVSELIEAVMERIVAISQKLLSEESTGHPFNDIGMASLRFAKEYSVLFRDLVMKNNNHMKSYDENMVPVLIKEMQKDPELEGFTVDELKTILLKMRIFQLGLSVMVANGLLPEDYEKDELMNILSSAANDVILSARVQKNNLNKVSEMG
- a CDS encoding HAMP domain-containing sensor histidine kinase, with protein sequence MDTKLKKYSHSIITKIVIFIIAIICLTGIMKVIVEVEIENAQLSNALEDHYFQSFTYVQESEKLVRNLTSLIEEYKNEEHILSGGTISEDEWGRVERNLFSKYQFDSRSYNPELSKEINYETFKQEYADEITQARDKMIKDDLKEYHLLLQNLEEYEVPLFYTSDGKNVFTNTTLTEKMQFETYPSYMTFEDYKQEIYPKETKENEYLYRLTRHLDRLDPENTVVYVAFTEEFLDSKIKAWQENKVIATEKLYKLAGFLIGFIFSFSYLILVIGRTSFKDQELHLNAIDKLYNEIKIIICIILIPIWLELVKEFYRNIDIFLLPITVPFAIVGLVLVLSVVKHFKNKSFIKHTLIFSLIYKIVTFVGDVYRSGSVGVKTVLIVIGYPILVALTFFMFPVTIGLAAWFAYKKIKSFNAIQEGVETIKDGNLHYRIEVGGKGEFGRLASNINSITDGLKNAVDNELKSERLKTELITNVSHDIRTPLTSIITYVDLLKKEKDASKVKEYIDVLDQKSKRLKLLTEDLFEAAKASSGNIPVNFERIDVVSLITQGLGEVNDKIEAVDLDIKLNHPEGKMYITADGKLLWRSIENLLSNILKYALRGSRVYIDIEDLGNEVILTFKNISAYELNISADELMERFKRGDESRSSEGNGLGLSIAKSLIDIQRGKFHIQIDGDLFKCMIYMPKHKSN
- a CDS encoding response regulator transcription factor, which gives rise to MNILVCDDDKAIVDAIGIYLENEGYKIFKAFNGLEAIELIGQHKIHLIIMDIMMPNMDGIRATRKIREDNNIPVVMLSAKSEDTDKILGLNMGADDYITKPFNPLELIARVKSQLRRYTTLGSLETKSNVYRTGELVVDDETKTITVDGEEVHLTPVQYKILKLLITNAGRVFSIEEIYEKVWKETAFSPENTVTVHIRKIREKIEINPKEPKYLKVVWGIGYKVEKI
- a CDS encoding dihydrofolate reductase family protein: MYIAQSLDGYIARVNNDISWLSIVERDNEDYGYDDFIKTVDTVFMGRKTYEKVLGFGVEFPHKGRTWRRFE